One region of Pan paniscus chromosome 5, NHGRI_mPanPan1-v2.0_pri, whole genome shotgun sequence genomic DNA includes:
- the DXO gene encoding decapping and exoribonuclease protein: MDARGTKRGAEKTEVAEPRNKLPRPAPSLPTDPALYSGPFPFYRRPSELGCFSLDAQRQYHGDARALRYYSPPPTNGPGPNFDLRDGYPDRYQPRDEEVQERLDHLLCWLLEHRGRLEGGPGWLAEAIVTWRGHLTKLLTTPYERQEGWQLAASRFQGTLYLSEVETPNARAQRLARPPLLRELMYMGYKFEQYMCADKPGSSPDPSGEVNTNVAFCSVLRSRLGSHPLLFSGEVDCTDPQAPSTQPPTCYVELKTSKEMHSPGQWRSFYRHKLLKWWAQSFLPGVPNVVAGFRNPDGFVSSLKTFPTMKMFEYVRNDRDGWNPSVCMNFCAAFLSFAQSTVVQDDPRLVHLFSWEPGGPVTVSVHRDAPYAFLPIWYVEAMTQDLPSPPKTPSPK; the protein is encoded by the exons ATGGATGCCAGGGGGACCAAGAGAGGAGCTGAGAAGACAGAGGTAGCTGAGCCTCGGAACAAACTACCTCGTCCAGCACCTTCTCTGCCCACAGACCCCGCCCTCTACTCTGGGCCCTTTCCTTTCTACCGGCGCCCTTCGGAACTGGGCTGCTTCTCCCTGGATGCTCAACGCCAGTACCATGGAGATGCCCGAGCCCTGCGCTACTATAGCCCACCCCCCACTAACGGTCCAGGCCCCAACTTTGACCTCAGAGACGGATACCCGGATCGATACCAGCCCCGGGACGAGGAGGTCCAAGAAAGGCTGGACCACCTGCTGTGCTGGCTCCTGGAACACCGAGGCCGGTTGGAGGG GGGTCCAGGCTGGCTGGCAGAGGCCATAGTGACGTGGCGGGGGCACCTGACAAAACTGCTGACGACACCGTATGAGCGGCAGGAGGGCTGGCAGCTGGCAGCCTCCCGGTTCCAGGGAACACTATACCTGAGTGAAGTGGAGACACCGAACGCTCGGGCCCAGAGGCTTGCTCGGCCACCGCTCCTCCGGGAGCTTATGTACATGGGATACAAATTTGAGCAGTACATGTGTGCAG ACAAACCTGGAAGCTCCCCAGACCCCTCTGGGGAGGTTAACACCAACGTGGCCTTCTGCTCTGTGCTACGCAGCCGCCTGGGAAGCCACCCTCTGCTCTTCTCAGGGGAGGTAGACTGCACAGACCCCCAGGCCCCATCCACACAGCCCCCGACCTGCTATGTGGAGCTCAAGACCTCCAAGGAGATGCACAGCCCTGGCCAATGGAGGAGTTTCTACAG ACACAAGCTCCTGAAATGGTGGGCTCAGTCATTCCTCCCAGGGGTCCCGAATGTTGTTGCTGGCTTCCGTAACCCAGACGGTTTTGTCTCTTCCCTCAAGACCTTTCCTACCATGAAGATGTTTGAATATGTCAGG AATGACCGTGACGGCTGGAATCCCTCTGTGTGCATGAACTTCTGTGCCGCCTTCCTTAGCTTTGCCCAGAGCACCGTTGTCCAGGATGACCCCAG GCTCGTTCACCTCTTCTCTTGGGAGCCTGGCGGCCCAGTCACCGTGTCTGTACACCGAGATGCACCTTACGCCTTCCTGCCCATATGGTATGTGGAAGCTATGACTCAGGACCTCCCATCACCCCCCAAGACTCCCTCCCCCAAATAG